A region from the Triticum aestivum cultivar Chinese Spring chromosome 3D, IWGSC CS RefSeq v2.1, whole genome shotgun sequence genome encodes:
- the LOC123075479 gene encoding uncharacterized protein yields MAGELPTPLDMDTPAKVEKQDPRCPESIPAVPATATANWSKWSTLPDDLVRRIAKCFLYTNDVDYYMCFRAVCPSWRAVTGDPKRDALDSGALLLLLPAATLDGPGRRLPERRHADGSGAALEVRGRRWSGFVLHGGSVKMSSHA; encoded by the coding sequence ATGGCGGGCGAACTTCCGACGCCCTTGGACATGGACACCCCGGCCAAAGTGGAGAAGCAAGATCCGAGGTGTCCGGAGAGCATACCGGCGGTCCCGGCCACGGCGACCGCAAACTGGTCCAAATGGTCCACGCTCCCGGACGATCTCGTCCGCCGCATCGCCAAGTGCTTCCTCTACACCAACGACGTCGACTACTACATGTGCTTCCGCGCCGTCTGCCCCAGCTGGCGCGCCGTCACCGGCGACCCCAAGAGAGACGCTCTGGACTCTGGAGCCCTGCTTCTGTTGCTTCCAGCCGCTACATTGGATGGTCCTGGACGACGACTTCCAGAGCGACGACACGCGGATGGTTCTGGAGCAGCgttggaagtcagaggcaggaggtggagcggcttcgtcttgcacggaggtTCGGtgaagatgtcaagtcatgcctga